A genomic window from Coccinella septempunctata chromosome 9, icCocSept1.1, whole genome shotgun sequence includes:
- the LOC123320983 gene encoding uncharacterized protein LOC123320983 translates to MTSDPKKIESEVEGEREDSDELKNDLIFLESAVEPFVRILESWERTFDYRQNLFKEPSFEIDKIFNKFPCSKMPYALELFEADFNRIYPEKIDIVHSEGPKICRAIIKESEERKVSPFKEDIEDTNKKALFLLPYMFSPVTIKKGKSNSGIYRPTRKEVQESFFVQAENFEEIEDLISKRSKLLDPLEIPIQPFMAEVGNHFFIYFYGMQYKLDSSLRSLELLYKIYHSLNLEYPAESKHVWQVIQDAIFKMPISGKSSNVVTFLNDLKVHTV, encoded by the exons ATGACGTCtgatccaaaaaaaattgaatctgaAGTTGAGGGAGAAAGAGAAGATTCagatgaattgaaaaatgatttgataTTCTTGGAGAGTGCAGTGGAACCTTTTGTTAGAATTTTGGAATCATGGGAAAGAACTTTTGATTACAGACAAAATCTTTTCAAAGAACCAAGCTTTGAAATCGATAAAATTTTTAATAAGTTCCCATGTTCAAAAATGCCTTATGCCTTAGAATTG tTTGAAGCAGACTTCAATCGGATATACCCTGAGAAAATTGATATTGTTCATTCAGAGGGCCCAAAAATATGTAGGGCAATCATTAAAGAAAGTGAAGAACGTAAGGTTTCACCATTCAAAGAAGATATAGAAGAtacaaataaaaaagctctttTTCTATTGCCATACATGTTTTCACCAGTAACCATCAAAAAAGGAAAGTCTAACTCTGGAATATATAGACCTACAAGAAAGGAAGTACAGGAAAGCTTTTTTGTACAAGCTGAG AATTTTGAAGAAATAGAAGATCTCATCTCCAAGAGATCAAAGTTGTTGGATCCTTTAGAAATACCAATTCAACCGTTTATGGCAGAGGTAGGGaatcattttttcatttacttcTACGGAATGCAATATAAACTTGATTCGAGTTTGAGAAGTTTGGAGCTTTTATATAAAATCTACCACTCTCTTAACTTGGAGTACCCAGCCGAGTCAAAACATGTATGGCAAGTTATTCAAGATGCAATATTCAAAATGCCTATCAGTGGAAAGAGCAGCAACGTCGTTACCTTCCTTAATGATCTCAAAGTTCATACAGTATAA